From Terriglobia bacterium, a single genomic window includes:
- a CDS encoding MFS transporter: protein MSNVPAGPAAPTPSAPAAETPRGVFDLSWIADVTTAERRSLFAGGLGWMLDAMDVMLYSLVLTYLIRNFGMDKATAGLLNSLTLVASALGGFLFGVVADRIGRTRALMISILIYSLASAACGFSQSVPQLAVFRFLLGLGMGGEWTTAAALIAETWRPAHRGKALGLMQSAYAIGEAIAALVVAFVLPHFGWRAVFFVGVLPALLVFWIQRRVPEPEVWLQREKAPRQKTSPWSLLRGKVLRNGILATAMNTCGMFGYWGLFTWIPAYLSLPVAQGGRGLSLVKTTSFFLVLTFGKWLGYAMFGFFADAYGRRKPYFTYLLVAAMLVPLYGMTRSPLWLLVLGPLVAFFGTGFFSGYAAIASEIFPGEIRAAAMGLSYNIGRGLSAAAPFAVGALAKHYGLGPAFFLQAGAFFVAALLTLTLPETLGKQLD from the coding sequence ATGAGCAACGTGCCTGCCGGACCCGCAGCACCGACACCATCCGCACCCGCAGCAGAGACACCGCGCGGCGTTTTCGATCTTTCCTGGATCGCGGACGTCACCACCGCGGAGCGCCGCTCGCTCTTCGCCGGCGGACTGGGCTGGATGCTGGACGCGATGGACGTGATGTTGTACTCGCTGGTCCTGACCTACTTGATCCGCAATTTCGGCATGGACAAGGCCACCGCGGGATTGCTGAATTCGCTGACCCTGGTGGCTTCGGCGCTCGGCGGATTTCTCTTCGGCGTGGTGGCCGACCGCATCGGGCGCACGCGCGCGCTGATGATCTCCATCCTGATCTATTCGCTGGCCAGCGCGGCCTGCGGCTTCTCGCAGAGCGTGCCGCAACTCGCGGTGTTCCGTTTTCTCCTCGGCCTGGGCATGGGCGGCGAATGGACCACCGCAGCGGCGCTAATCGCGGAGACCTGGCGCCCGGCGCATCGCGGCAAAGCGCTCGGCCTGATGCAGTCGGCCTACGCCATCGGCGAGGCCATCGCCGCCCTGGTGGTGGCCTTCGTGCTCCCGCATTTCGGCTGGCGCGCGGTCTTTTTCGTCGGGGTGCTGCCGGCCCTGCTGGTCTTCTGGATTCAGCGGCGCGTGCCGGAGCCGGAAGTGTGGCTGCAGCGGGAAAAAGCGCCGCGGCAGAAAACGTCGCCGTGGTCTCTGCTGCGCGGCAAGGTTCTGCGCAACGGGATCCTGGCCACGGCCATGAACACCTGCGGGATGTTCGGCTACTGGGGCCTGTTTACGTGGATTCCGGCGTATCTCTCGCTGCCGGTGGCGCAGGGCGGGCGCGGCTTGAGCCTGGTCAAGACCACCAGCTTTTTTCTGGTGCTGACTTTCGGGAAATGGCTGGGGTACGCGATGTTCGGCTTCTTCGCCGACGCCTATGGACGGAGAAAACCGTATTTCACCTATCTGCTGGTTGCGGCGATGCTGGTGCCGCTCTACGGGATGACGCGCAGCCCGCTCTGGCTGCTCGTGCTGGGGCCGTTGGTAGCCTTCTTCGGCACCGGCTTCTTTTCCGGTTATGCGGCCATCGCCAGCGAAATCTTTCCCGGCGAGATTCGCGCCGCCGCCATGGGCCTCAGCTACAACATCGGCCGCGGCCTCTCCGCCGCCGCGCCCTTCGCCGTGGGCGCGCTCGCCAAACACTACGGTCTGGGCCCCGCGTTTTTTCTGCAGGCCGGAGCGTTTTTCGTGGCCGCGCTGCTCACGCTCACCCTGCCGGAAACGCTCGGCAAGCAACTGGACTGA
- a CDS encoding NAD(P)/FAD-dependent oxidoreductase has translation MTHKFDAVILGAGAAGLLCAVEAGKRGRRVAVLEHAERAGKKILISGGGRCNFTNLHCRAENFLSANLHFAKSALARYTPADFIALVEKHGIPWHEKTLGQLFCDRSAQDILDMLEAECRAAGVQIFLQSRIREVRRATEFVVRTDAAEFRAPALVVATGGLSIPKMGASGMGYELARQFGLKIVPTRPALVPLVLGGKDRSRYCNLAGVSAEVVAGTDGHAFREKMLITHRGLSGPAILQISSYWEKGKRIRIDLAPEREVTAAIREGQARNMAAARSALQGVLPKRFAERWLELHKPRAWTNEALAELEQQVHEWTLAPTGTEGYEKAEVTAGGVDTEELSSKTMESRKVPGLFFIGEVVDVTGQLGGFNFQWAWASGAAAGRAL, from the coding sequence ATGACCCACAAATTTGATGCGGTGATCCTGGGCGCGGGGGCGGCGGGGCTGCTGTGCGCGGTGGAGGCGGGCAAGCGCGGGCGGCGCGTGGCGGTGCTGGAGCATGCCGAGCGGGCGGGGAAGAAGATCCTGATCTCCGGCGGGGGGCGCTGCAATTTCACCAACCTGCACTGCCGGGCGGAAAATTTTCTCTCCGCGAACCTGCACTTCGCGAAATCGGCGCTGGCGCGGTACACGCCGGCGGACTTCATTGCGCTGGTGGAAAAGCACGGCATCCCCTGGCACGAGAAGACGCTGGGGCAGCTCTTCTGCGACCGCTCGGCGCAGGACATTCTGGACATGCTGGAGGCGGAATGCCGGGCGGCCGGTGTGCAGATATTTCTGCAGAGCCGGATCCGCGAGGTGCGGCGAGCGACTGAATTCGTAGTGCGCACCGACGCGGCGGAATTCCGCGCGCCGGCGCTGGTGGTGGCCACGGGCGGGCTCTCCATCCCGAAGATGGGAGCGAGCGGGATGGGCTACGAGCTGGCGCGGCAATTCGGGCTGAAGATCGTGCCGACGCGGCCGGCACTGGTGCCGCTGGTGCTCGGTGGCAAAGACCGCAGCCGGTACTGCAATCTGGCGGGGGTCTCGGCGGAAGTGGTCGCGGGCACGGATGGCCACGCGTTCCGGGAGAAGATGCTGATTACGCACCGCGGGCTGAGCGGGCCGGCGATCCTGCAGATTTCGTCGTATTGGGAGAAAGGCAAGCGCATCCGCATCGACCTGGCGCCGGAACGCGAGGTGACGGCGGCGATCCGCGAAGGGCAGGCGCGCAACATGGCCGCGGCGCGCTCTGCGCTCCAGGGAGTGCTGCCGAAGCGTTTTGCAGAGCGCTGGCTGGAGCTGCACAAGCCGCGGGCCTGGACGAACGAAGCGCTGGCGGAGCTCGAGCAGCAGGTGCACGAATGGACGCTTGCGCCCACGGGCACCGAGGGCTACGAAAAAGCCGAGGTCACCGCGGGCGGAGTGGACACCGAGGAGCTGTCGAGCAAGACGATGGAAAGCCGGAAAGTGCCGGGGCTGTTTTTCATCGGCGAGGTTGTGGACGTCACGGGGCAGCTCGGCGGCTTCAATTTCCAATGGGCCTGGGCCTCCGGCGCGGCCGCGGGGCGGGCTCTATGA
- a CDS encoding EthD family reductase, giving the protein MIKLSVMYPNTPGSTFDMAYYCNRHIPMVLRNVGPAIKSYSVEQGLGGPGPGLPPAYLAMAHFIFESVEAVQASFGPHTPAIQADVPNYTNTQPTIQISEVKLSA; this is encoded by the coding sequence GTGATCAAACTCAGCGTGATGTATCCAAACACTCCGGGCAGCACCTTCGACATGGCTTACTACTGCAATCGGCACATACCGATGGTCCTTCGCAATGTTGGCCCGGCCATCAAGAGTTATTCGGTGGAGCAGGGTCTCGGCGGGCCGGGGCCCGGATTGCCGCCGGCCTATCTGGCAATGGCCCACTTCATATTCGAGTCGGTGGAGGCCGTCCAGGCGTCGTTCGGTCCCCATACCCCGGCCATTCAGGCGGACGTGCCGAATTACACCAACACCCAGCCCACCATCCAGATCAGCGAAGTAAAACTATCTGCGTGA
- a CDS encoding ABC-F family ATP-binding cassette domain-containing protein — protein sequence MPPIINAQGLSKRYGSAPLFQNLSFSVSEGDRIGVIGPNGSGKSTLLEILHGRVKPDSGEIAIRKRTRFACVTQSSEFASGATIRSVIEGALERAAVPHAEWLSRMAEPLGRAGFNDLDAEAAALSGGWRKRLAIVEALVQQPDILLLDEPTNHLDLAGIEWLEGVLQNAPFACVVVSHDRYFLENVANDVVELDRIYEDGLLRVRGNYSNFLLAKEAYLHAQRKHQEAIENRVHTEIEWLRRGPKARTTKSKARIDKAHELIGELAGLSARTRSVIARIDFSASHRKTKQLITLEGVSYAIGERTLFQDIDFSVTSGMRVGLVGPNGSGKTTLLRLLRGELEPTAGTIRRADPLRIVYFDQSRQLDPCVSLRRALAPDSDSVIYQERVIHVAAWAARFLFAAGDLETPVGRLSGGERARVLIAQLMLQPADVLLLDEPTNDLDIPTLEILEESLLEYPGALVLVTHDRYMLDRVSTVVLGLDGLGSAERFADYLQWEEWQESQQKQTASTQPSATRPSPAVPTSPPAAAKKKLSYQEAREFAAMEQRIAEAEQDLHAKHAALEDSAIMSDAPRLHAACLQLEEAQRAVDALYARWAQLEEKKG from the coding sequence TTGCCTCCGATTATCAATGCCCAGGGACTTTCGAAGCGATACGGCAGCGCTCCGCTGTTCCAAAACCTCTCCTTCTCCGTTTCCGAAGGCGACCGCATCGGCGTGATCGGCCCCAACGGTTCGGGGAAATCCACCCTCCTGGAGATTCTCCACGGCCGCGTGAAGCCGGACAGCGGGGAGATCGCCATCCGCAAGCGCACCCGCTTCGCCTGCGTCACGCAGAGTTCTGAGTTTGCTTCGGGCGCAACGATCCGCTCCGTCATCGAGGGCGCCCTCGAACGCGCCGCCGTGCCCCACGCCGAGTGGCTCTCCCGCATGGCCGAACCGCTGGGCCGCGCCGGTTTCAACGACCTGGACGCCGAAGCGGCGGCGCTTTCCGGCGGCTGGCGCAAACGCCTGGCGATTGTTGAAGCCCTCGTGCAGCAGCCGGATATTCTCCTGCTCGACGAGCCCACCAACCACCTGGACCTCGCCGGCATCGAGTGGCTCGAAGGCGTGCTGCAGAACGCGCCGTTCGCCTGCGTCGTCGTTAGCCACGATCGCTACTTCCTGGAAAACGTCGCCAACGACGTGGTGGAGCTCGACCGCATCTATGAAGACGGCCTGCTGCGCGTCCGCGGCAATTACAGCAACTTCCTGCTGGCCAAGGAGGCCTACCTCCACGCGCAGCGCAAGCACCAGGAGGCCATCGAGAACCGCGTGCACACCGAGATCGAATGGCTGCGCCGCGGCCCCAAGGCCCGCACCACCAAATCCAAAGCGCGCATCGACAAAGCCCACGAGCTGATCGGCGAACTCGCCGGCCTGAGCGCGCGCACGCGCAGCGTCATCGCACGCATCGATTTTTCCGCGTCCCATCGCAAGACCAAGCAGCTGATCACCCTCGAGGGCGTGAGCTACGCCATCGGCGAGCGCACCCTGTTCCAGGACATCGATTTCAGCGTCACCTCGGGAATGCGCGTGGGCCTCGTCGGCCCCAACGGCAGCGGCAAAACCACCCTTCTCCGCCTGCTGCGCGGGGAGCTTGAGCCCACCGCCGGCACCATCCGTCGCGCCGACCCCCTGCGCATCGTTTACTTCGACCAGAGCCGCCAGCTCGATCCCTGCGTTTCCCTGCGCCGCGCCCTGGCCCCCGACAGCGATTCGGTCATCTACCAGGAGCGCGTGATTCACGTCGCCGCCTGGGCCGCGCGCTTTCTCTTCGCCGCCGGGGACCTCGAGACGCCCGTGGGGAGACTTTCCGGCGGCGAGCGCGCCCGCGTGCTGATCGCCCAGCTTATGCTCCAGCCCGCCGACGTTCTGCTCCTGGACGAACCGACCAACGATCTCGACATCCCCACGCTGGAAATTCTCGAAGAGAGTCTGCTCGAGTATCCCGGCGCGCTGGTGCTGGTCACCCACGACCGCTACATGCTCGACCGCGTCTCGACCGTGGTCCTCGGCCTCGACGGCCTGGGTAGCGCGGAGCGCTTTGCCGACTACTTGCAGTGGGAGGAGTGGCAGGAGTCGCAGCAGAAACAGACCGCTTCCACGCAACCATCCGCAACCCGGCCCTCTCCCGCCGTGCCAACGTCACCTCCAGCCGCCGCGAAGAAAAAACTCTCCTATCAGGAAGCCCGCGAATTCGCCGCCATGGAACAGCGCATCGCCGAGGCCGAGCAGGATCTCCACGCCAAGCACGCCGCTCTCGAAGACTCCGCCATCATGAGCGACGCCCCGCGCCTGCACGCCGCCTGCCTCCAATTGGAAGAAGCCCAGCGCGCCGTCGATGCCCTCTACGCCCGCTGGGCCCAACTGGAAGAGAAAAAAGGCTGA
- a CDS encoding DUF4870 domain-containing protein: MDERAAFCPQCGTAHTPGSGTPPGKGNAAAGSPAGAQGGLSENAAAALSYALGWLTGIIFLLIDKRPYVRFHAAQSLVVFGVLHVFRSILAVLFGVGIFAGGRHLLAPGVLVLHVISLATLLLWILLLIKAYQGEKFRVPVACEIADGLVGK; this comes from the coding sequence ATGGACGAGCGGGCGGCGTTCTGCCCGCAATGCGGCACGGCGCACACGCCGGGGTCCGGGACCCCGCCTGGGAAAGGAAATGCGGCTGCGGGGAGCCCCGCCGGGGCGCAGGGCGGGCTCTCGGAAAACGCCGCGGCGGCGCTTTCCTACGCGCTGGGCTGGCTCACCGGGATTATTTTTCTGCTGATTGACAAGCGGCCGTACGTGCGTTTTCACGCCGCGCAATCGCTGGTGGTGTTCGGCGTGCTGCACGTGTTTCGCAGCATCCTTGCGGTGCTATTCGGGGTGGGGATTTTTGCCGGGGGGCGGCACCTGCTGGCGCCGGGAGTTCTGGTGCTGCACGTGATCAGCCTGGCCACTCTTCTCCTGTGGATTCTGCTGCTGATCAAGGCGTATCAGGGCGAGAAGTTCCGGGTGCCAGTGGCGTGCGAGATCGCCGACGGCCTGGTGGGGAAATAG
- a CDS encoding DUF4282 domain-containing protein: MPDGQNFFVGLFDFSFEQSLLRRLVKLLYVLALLGGGVTVVALVVTAYQQSPAQAVLVLVAGIAGLFVWILCVRLGLEFILQVLRIADNIERATHSGSGM, encoded by the coding sequence ATGCCGGATGGACAGAACTTCTTCGTGGGCCTGTTCGACTTTTCCTTCGAACAGTCTCTACTCCGCCGCCTCGTCAAGCTCCTCTACGTCCTGGCGCTCCTCGGCGGAGGCGTCACCGTCGTCGCTCTGGTCGTTACCGCCTACCAGCAATCGCCGGCGCAGGCTGTGTTGGTGCTCGTAGCCGGGATCGCGGGCCTGTTCGTCTGGATTCTGTGCGTGCGCCTGGGCCTCGAATTCATTCTTCAGGTTCTGCGCATCGCGGACAACATCGAGCGCGCCACGCACAGCGGCAGCGGCATGTGA
- a CDS encoding phosphoesterase: MTRVRLCFHDRCFDGMASAALFYRFYRERFDAQAEFQFTGMTHRAAQPWEEGLFDGDENVIVDFKYSNSPRVTWWFDHHQSAFLTPADAEHFRKRGSGHLFYDPTYKSCTKLIATVAREKFGYDTAPLAELIHWGDIIDGAQYPTPQFAVELTEPATQLALVIEAAPENGLPARLIPEAAYRPLAEVVKLPLVAQHLGPLLERHRKSIEVLRERIDARDGVIFFDVSDLDLEGYNKFIPYLLHPECTYSVSVSASAVRSKVSLGSNPWIPGGVDQNLASLAEKFGGGGHPKVAAISFEPGDLARAREVAAEITVQLRRK; the protein is encoded by the coding sequence ATGACTCGGGTTCGGCTCTGTTTCCACGACCGTTGCTTCGACGGCATGGCCTCCGCGGCTCTCTTCTACCGCTTCTACCGCGAGCGTTTCGATGCGCAGGCGGAGTTCCAGTTCACGGGCATGACACACCGCGCGGCGCAGCCCTGGGAAGAGGGGCTGTTCGACGGCGACGAGAACGTCATCGTGGATTTCAAGTACTCGAATTCGCCGCGGGTGACCTGGTGGTTCGATCATCACCAGAGCGCCTTCCTGACGCCGGCGGACGCGGAGCATTTCCGGAAGCGCGGCAGCGGGCACCTGTTCTACGACCCCACGTACAAGTCCTGCACCAAGCTGATCGCCACGGTGGCGCGGGAGAAGTTCGGCTATGACACGGCGCCGCTCGCGGAACTGATTCACTGGGGCGACATTATTGATGGGGCGCAGTATCCGACGCCGCAGTTTGCCGTGGAGCTGACCGAGCCGGCAACGCAACTGGCGCTGGTCATCGAGGCGGCGCCAGAAAACGGGCTGCCGGCGCGGCTGATTCCGGAGGCAGCCTACCGGCCGCTGGCGGAGGTGGTGAAACTGCCGCTGGTGGCGCAGCATCTGGGCCCGCTGCTGGAGCGGCACCGCAAATCCATCGAGGTGCTGCGCGAGCGCATTGATGCGCGCGACGGCGTGATTTTCTTTGACGTGAGCGATCTGGACCTGGAGGGCTACAACAAGTTCATTCCCTACCTGCTGCATCCGGAATGCACGTATTCGGTGAGCGTGAGCGCGTCAGCGGTGCGCTCCAAGGTGTCGCTGGGGTCGAATCCGTGGATTCCCGGCGGGGTGGACCAGAATTTGGCGTCGCTGGCGGAGAAATTCGGCGGCGGCGGACACCCCAAGGTGGCGGCGATCTCTTTCGAGCCGGGCGACCTGGCGCGGGCGCGGGAAGTGGCCGCGGAAATTACCGTCCAGCTACGGCGCAAGTAA